TACATGATTGCCGTTGCCGGCAATGATTGCATGATTGCCATTGCCGTCTTTCCATCATTACCTCTTCCAGAGCTTGTTTCAGCATAGTGGTAGATCCttcttaagtgtttttttccGATCCGAGCCTCAAACATGCTGTTAATCCTCAGTACAACCTGATAAGAATGTGGTTAAAGATCAGTGTGTGTTGTCTGTGAGATTCCCATCATATGCAACAACAGTatccagtaaaacacacacacacacacaccgttggTATCCTTTGGCAGGTGCGGCTGTATAGATCTGCAGGCATCCAGGGGTTGTGCTCATGTCCTTTTGGTGTGGAGGGAGGGCTGAGCTGTGGTGGAGATGAAACACCTCTGCTGCAGGAGCTGTTGGGCTGCTGGGTGGTTTTACGCAAGTCCAGCAGCTTAAAGCTCCTGCCTGAGTTCTGCCTGAAGAATCCAGGTCTGGAGGCCTGCAGACAGAAGAACGGGCTTAGAACTAGAAGTGCTGTCCCACTGATTAAGCTTAGTTTTCACTTTTCTGAAACCTTGTTTGTGTCAGCACCAGGAGAAGATGGTAAAGACTGCTGGGAACACTGACTCTCCAACTCGATGTCTTCATATGGGTTCTCCTTGGACAAGTCTGCAGAATCACAAAAGGTTTCAGGTCATGTGGACTGACAAATTTGGCAAATGTTTTCAACTTCACTGTGTACTACAATGATGCACAATATCtagcatttcttcttcttctttttttttttttaccccaccccctgaagggggaggcaaggggtattgttccagtgacccagaataaatgtcattacattttgggaaggggaggtcaaagttcaattttttttaggatttttgaaaatcttcccatttaattataatgtgtgaaatatgtgcgaggggtggggtttatgcctggcaccacttgttttttaaataaagaaGTAAAACAACATAAATTTCCATTGGAAAACAACGTTAATCATTATACTCACACAATAACCAGATAATTTTacatagagtaaaaaaaaaaaactttgcataGAGTGCTgcttatgttatattatattagattagattagattagattagattagattagattagattagattagattagattagattatttagattagattagactagactagactagattagattagattagattagattagattagattagataaaactttATTGGTCCCTTGCTTCAGTGTATCAAATATTTGTCTCCAgtgtttttccaggttttacCAGTTGAATATAATTGAAGAAATCTTTTGAAATTCTTTCATCTGAGCAGCCTAACTGAACCTCCTACTTTGTGACTGACTCATATTGTAGAGAAGGTCATATTTGTTCTGACCCAGGATGTCTTCATAGTGATGTTCCTGAGACAGTGAGCGAAGGAAGACTGAACTACTAGACCTTGGGACGTCCTCAAATTCAAAGGATTTCCTGTTACAGTGAACAGAAAAGCacaattttattgatttttttgcattcatgCAGATCTAATGTGATTCTTTGGAACTCGTGATACCTGTTGCTATCATCTCTGACTCCCTCATCCCTGGATCTGTTGTAGAAACCAGAGGGCGGCTTAGAGGAAACTTGTGTGGCGGCGCTGGAAGGCAGAGGGGGGAGGTTCCGCTGTCCTCTCCCCCGTCTCTGGCCCGTCCCTGTGAGGATGTGGGTTGGGTGCTGGAAGGTGCGTCTGGGTTTGGGGACCGGGTTAATGGGGGGGTCGCCTGGCTCCGTGTACACACTTTCCTGCTGTTGTTTCCCTTCATTCATCACAATCCTTTCACTTAAAGCATCAGAGtctttcttcttcatctctttGTGTCGACTCGGTGGGCTGAAGTAGTTTCCGAGTTCTGGAGGTGTCCTTCTATGATTTTCTCCCATCGCCTCCAGCTTTTTAAAGAGACTGAACACTGCTCTCTTCTCTTGGCTGGTGTGCTCTGCCTTCCTCCTGTCATTGTTTCTCTTCAAGCTTCCCACCTGCTGTTTCTCCATCACAGCAGGCGAACAGTCCCTCGAATCCATGTGCTTTGTTACATTCTCTTTCTCATTCTCTTGGTTTTCTTTGTGGCCAGTCCTGCTAAAATCCTCCTCTATTTGGATTTCATTGATCTTACCGCTCTTGAGTGTCCCTTTGTGCTGTTTCCCAGGTTTGTCAGGGGAACAAGGCCTCGAATCCCCTTGTTTTGCATTCTGTTTTGACAGATCCTTCTTCTCCTTACAGGTCACCATTGTACAGTCATGTACATGTTGCTCATCTGCAGCTTTAGCCCCACTTTTTGGCAGAGAATCTGTCCTTTTTATACTGGCACTTTGCCCTGAGAAACCTGAGGTTAGCGATGAATTACATGGTTCCTTCCCTTCCCACAGAGAAATTTTGTCTTTAATCTTCCCTCCATTTGATCTGGGAAGCGTGTTGCCTACCAAAATACCATTATCTTTGCtgtgggggtcaaaggtcaggctcCTGTGTGCCATCATGGGCGAATCTTCCCACTGGTTGCCCAAGTTCTCCAGTGGTGTAAAGGGTAATTTTGGTGCTTTGTATTCCACTGAAGGATGATGGAGATGACTTTTCTCACCAACACTGACCTTCTTTAACCTACAAATACAAAAGATGAttaattttaactcataaagacccaaacatccactgttgaccaaaatcatctactgatctaaactgttgatccactaatcctatcaatacatgtaaataattggtgtaaaatacagtttttcatctttcatggtcatcagatatgacccatttggacattcagaggctccgtagttactgtggaaaaaccgtcatcttctacaacattgattcactagtaaaacccatggagttggatcaatgacagtggatggacacactgagtttaagCTCAGTTAATGctcaaaaagtcattttttcttcagttttctctgtttctgacataataaccctcaactttaatctgagcttctgtttttttcacatttttttattgacTTTCCTTCAAACTTAAAAAccaatggaaaacaaaaaaaataggaatggtacacttttttttatagacatatagattaacaaaataattcaaatttcaaatgtcacaaatgaaaatacaaaagtactgatgaaaattaaaatgagcatatatatacatacatacatacaaacatacaaacatacatatatacatacatacatatatatatatatatatatatatatatatatatatatatatatatatatatatatatatacatatatatataaatgataataatttaaaaataactaaatagtaaattagaaaaaaacattaaaataaaataaaccctaTTAAAGGTACAGAGGGTTTATTGTAAAAATAGtaagtaaaactcatggagttggatcagtgacagtgaatggagacacttggtttatgtccgcttaatgctatattttacagaaaagtcaacttttcttcggtttttgttttgatataataacctttgactttactctgagcttttatgagcatctacatcaggggtctcaaactcattttctttcaggggccacattcagcccgatttgatctgtagtgggctggaccagtaaaataatagcataataatctatagataatgacaactccaaatttttgtctgtgttttagtgcaaaaaaaacccattaaattatgaaaatacttacttttattacaaaaaagatgtgaataacctgaaaaaactgaaatttcttcagaaaaataagtgcaattttaacaatattctgcctcaacttatcatttctacatgtgcattatggatcggatctacaaagacactaaacactttgtaaaagcagaaaactgttaaaattgtgcttaattttctttagacatttcaggttgttcctatttgttcagattattcacattttattgttacaggatagtttgtaaatgttaatattttcataatttaatgttactttttgcactaaaacaaaggcaaaaatttgaagttgtcattatttgtaggcataatataatatttttttttcacatcaaaccaggaAGTccttttttttgtaggttattatgttattattttactgtagatcatattggtctgtttgtggaaccagaactaaaatgagttcaacagccgtAACTGTtgaatttctgcactttgcaaattcatcccatgggccgcaatggaacctttggtgggccacatttggcccctgggccacatgtttgagacccctgatctacatgatcagtgaattagatacaggaaataaatgattttcactggaaaaaaaatgcaaacttcagatgataatattataataaatggtgacaaatcacttaggaaaggttaagtagagagaaaaattcatttgggaactgccacaaaaaaaacatgatattGTAGCCGTATctataataaatgtaaatgtgaagTATTTCTAAATCAGCATTCCCAGTGTCCCCTCTCTGTGACTACCAGTGAGGGGACACTGGGTCTGTTTCTGGCGACAGTGGGAAAATTCAGCCTGAGAGTAAATGCCAGAGGACAAACTATGACCGAGCATCTTCTTCTCATCAGCTTCACTAAATAAACACATACTTGGCCCGGGGCCCATTTCATCAAACTGTTTTGTTCTAATAAATAAACGGGAGGAAATGGGAAGCCAAAGCTGAAAGACCTTTGCTGACTTTTCCTTAATGGATGTGATGAGTAAAGGGCTTCCTGTGACCAACCTCAATCTTATGACTTATTGTAGGACTAGTGGGAATATAAAATCAAAAGCACAGTGTCTACACTGAGACAAACCTGCTGACAGTGGAGTAGATGCAGTCGTTCATGGTTGTCGTTCTCTGAGCTGCTGCCATGACCACAGTTCACCTGAGACAAATAAGAGAGAACAAAACCTCTTTAACATATCTCAAACGGTACAACTTATATTTTCTTATGAAGTGACCATCCCTCAAAGCTGTTATGGGTTTTATTCAGGCACCAGCTGGGCAGATTCAGGACAAAACCATGACAGCAGGGGCTCCCTCAGGCAACTCATCACACAAATCAACATTTCAGCAGCTCTTGCGTAATTTAAGGCCTCTTCACTGCCTTTTATTTCTTTTGGTATAACATACTCTCCTCTCTGCTGCTCAGAACAGACCAACCTTTGACCTTCACAGAGAAAAACACTCCGCTGTCAACTTCTTCACTCTCCTACTTTCTCATCTCTAAAGCCAATGAATCAAAGTTCAGTAACCTCTAAGATAAGCTCAGTAATTTCCCATATCTGGAGCTGTTGTCATCGTTTGTTTAGCTTATATGTACTCCAAATGAGCAGAGGGATGGTATGTACAGTCCTTAAAGTTGACCATAGCTGATTATTAGTCAAAAAACAACACATGCTGATAAAAAGTTGCGTTGTTGTGTGATAAGAGCAGCAAAGACACACCAATCAAAAACACATTTATCAGCTGGGGCTTAAAATATGCAGAAAAATTTGATTAGATCTCCTTCTTCTTATTTTTACAATTCAGATCTTCAATCTTCAGAAGCATATTTTCCTCCTAAAATCATAACTGATTAATAACAAAATCCTGAAATTCTTGAGTAATTAATTAGAGAAGGGACACTACATCCTGATGAAAATCTTACATTAAACATATCACTTATTTTATGTCATGAAGTTGATTAAATATATCTTCTTACCTCCTTATGTTGTATAGTTTCCATTTGTTTTCTATTTAAAGTAGATCTTATTGAAGCTGCTGAAACAGTATCCATTGTGCTGCTGTTTGTCCAAGTTTTCTAACAGATCTCATGAAGTGTGCAGCCGTCAACTCATTATTCAGATGTTCAATGAATGAGATTACAAAGGCATCACCTCAAACTACTGTACACTCTCCTCCTCTTCAACGTGAAACTCATTCAGACTCTGAAGTGacttcctctctctttctctctccctctctctctctctctaactctctctctctcttctgtctcttttcACTGTCTTGTATGAGTCTCTCCTGTCTTATGAACAAGCTAttgagaatgaatgaaaaaatgaatgactCCAATAAAAGACTTGAGTTGACTGACTGCCATCATTTGGTCCAGAAGGAGAAAATAGTGACGCATGGGAGGGAGGTCATCAGATTACATGGTTTCCCTCCAAATCTGAAGTTCGTTGGAATTCACATGAACAGCTGCTTCTGCATCACAGCTGTGACACTACAACCTTTTTACCACATGTATTTCCACTTAATAAGAGAAATTTAACAAGATCTGATTCCTACAAGAACAAAAGAGTACTgacaaccagaaaaaaaaactgatagaaATAAAACAACATGACCATAAGGTTGATCGCCAAAGGGAGTGTACTAGATGTactaaaaaacagaataaattacTTTACATGTATATTTGATAGTTTTCTCTCATATATTTAATTGCACTCCATCAGTCTGTAATAGTAGAAACTGAGCTGATGTtacatacaggatggggaagcaaaatttacaatgaacatttagttgttttttctcagcaggcactacgtcagttgttttgaaaccaaacatatattgatgtcataatcatacctaacactattatccataccttttcagaaacttttgcccatatgagtaatcaggaaagcaaacgtcaaagagtgtgtgatttgctgaatgcactcgtcacaccaaaggagatttcaaaaatagttggagtgtccataaagactgtttataatggaaagaagagaatgactatgaacaaaactataacgagaaagtctggaagatactattaaagaagaatgggagaagttgtcacccgaatatttgaggaacacttgcacaagtttcaggaagcgtgtgaaggcagttattgagaaagaaggaggacacatagaataaaaatatttctattatgtcaattttcttgtggcaaataaattctcatgactttcaataaactaactggtcatacactgtctttcaatccctgcctcaaaatattgtaaattttccttccccaccctgtaatacattaaataattgtaaatGAAACTGCAATTTGCTAAATTTTATAATCATCTATTACTGCAGGTATTCCCCAAAATATTTAGAATGTGCACACTCACCAGGGTCGAATGGTTTATGTTCTGTCTTGCAAGATCCTGAAGCAGTTGAGGCAGTTAAGTTTTTAATGAACATGTTTTTTGGCGGTGCAGTTTATATGGAACACTGAAATCTGCCTGTGGCCAATGAGAGCATGACTCTAAACCAAGAGTGGCAGAATGACAGGTGAATGTGAAACAACTGTGTCTCAGCTGTCAGAGTCAGCTGTCCTTTGGCTTGTCCTTCCACTCCTGTCCTGCTGGTGGCAGACAAAGCTGGTCCTGTTGTTGAGAGATTACacttaatgttaatgttaatatttaaCCTGGCAGTTTTATGATGACTATAAAACCATAAGGAAGTTACAAACCAGAGCTACTCTTCAgcgtgtgtttattttattttttccataagaCATCACACATCTGGTTCTCCCATCATACATTGCAATTTGTAGCTACAGCCAGAAGTAATGTTCAAAATACATAacagttaatgttaatgttaatgttaatgttaatgttaaccctttcatgcatgaattatgagaacattattgaagattttttttcctgagtctttttattcctttttaaacatgaaaaaaaactaaaaaataaaattatgaacctatttttcatggagtgacaaaaatgttcactcagctggacaccattcattcaattttagaagcaaagaaacatgtatttactgatatactgtgtgaaaattatgaaatacaacatgtttaatgctgctattccgatgttttctcacattttaacagcctttttgtttaaaaaaaaaaaaaaaaaatgaaattgttaattacagtctaataacaattaattttattttttaaatttttttaatgtcaaacgtgttactgcagatcaggtttatctagaacagcaaacttacagtaattgtatgaattacagtgtatgggatgatgcataagtgtcctctgtgtttgctgatatggaactaaaacaacaaaatctataaatatacaagagaatacctttgaacagctggccactgtagtgaccactatgcatgaaagggttaatgttaatgttaatgttaatgttacaaTAGAAACAGTGTCTGGGATCATACCCAAATATAAACTTGTCCAAAACCAGCATAATTGTTTTAATGGTGTGTTCTAGTGTGACAGAGTCTGACGTATTTGTATGATTTCCTTcagaccaggggtgttaaacatacagcccgtgaGCCAGAACTCTCACAACTgggccaaagggtctaatctggccgatgaagtgaatttgcaaaatgcaaaaattatactgaagatattaactgtcaaaggagtcaaactcattttagttcaggggccacatacagaccaatttgacgTCCAGCTGGTCCCATCAGTAAAAACCTAACAATAATaagaactccaaatgtttctctttattttaatgtggaaaaattgcaaaaatacataaacattgtgaaaatgtttatatttacaaactgtcctcttacaaaagatgcaaataacctgtgatcaacctgaaatttcttaagaaaaataagtacaattttaacagtgttaGGAATCTTACCAAatgctttgtgtctttgtagatctgtcagttgtaatttacatgtgtaagtgctaaggtgaggcataatattgttcttaagaaatttcaggttgtacatggttgttcatgttaggtAAAGATAGTTTGCAATTATGCACAAGTTCATAATGTAAACtgacttttttgtactaaaatgaagagaaaattttggagttgtgatCATATAGCCTATAGGTTTTTCTGCTATTATTTTGCTGACCTGGCCCACTTGGgatcaaactgaactgaatgtgacccctgaactggaATGATTTTGATTCCTCTGCTTTAGACATTTCCAACCTGTTGTACAGCCTGTTGTAATGACAGCCAAGAATAACAGAACATTTTCATGGGTTAAATGTAAGAGGAAAAGTTAGACTAAAGCATGGAGTTGTGTGTCCTCTCAGTGCCTTATCCAGATTGTGTTACAAGGCCTGCAGGTAGCACAGAAGGATgcaatgttttttatttgttattttaactCAGACTATCATCATTATTTAACTGCCTCAGAAAGACTCAGGGATAGTTTCACCCACAGGTATCAATGCTTCTCTTCTATGATGTTACCAGATGTTTTGGGGGAGGGGGGTAATGGTTCCTACAATAAGCTTCTCTGTGACTTGAGGATGTCTGTCTGGTctgtagaatacaatacaatacaatacaatacaatacaatacaatacaatagcctcctaagacccagctatgggttttctgtccatgtttgtggacaagagtttcaaagctttatacaaaaaataaataaataaatgattgtccactgcaaagaacattccataaaaataaaaaaaaaggcatttgaaaaaactgttgcaacatgatgtttccaatataggcaattatttaattaaaaatgccaaaacttgtactttcctgggtatcaggagaatagaatagaatagaatagaatagaatagaatagaatagaatagaatagaatagaatataggaaTGATATAGTTCAACATAGTTTCAGTACAAAGAATGCAACTGATGTGCTGTACAGAATGTATAGCTATTGCTAATTTCCAACTCTTGTCCTTAGTTTGGCTTTTAcatgaacaatataatcaacacaaTAGATACAAAATGGTCAACATATTAATACCTACATCATACaactaaataaaatacaaaggcaCAATCACCTCAAAGAGCCTTTAAATGACAAACATACCAAAATTACATTGCACAGTACAGTACAActaactacatacatacatacatacaataccaCACAACCAGCTCTACATGTTATCATATTGTTGTATTTAATAATTCTGTTAACCTGTTAAACACAAGAGTCAAACACAACTGTCTCTCTCATTGCTGTCTTTATTTTTGCCATATACTCATCGCTGATTTCAACACTGGCCTGAACTGAGCTGCAAGTGATCTTTCTCCTTTTAAAATCAAAACCTTCTGACTGAGACATAAACAATAAACATCGAATCTCTCAGCTTTGGACTAAATACAGTAAACAGCAGTTTGTATTAAATAAAGCTATCAAACAGGACACTTAAAATTAGTTACAAAAGAAAGTAAGACCTTCAATTAAATGCAGTCATCATCATCGTGATGTGAGTGTGTCGCTCATTTTATTTGCCcatctgttttctgtatttgtgcaGAATGTCTTTAAGCTCTGTGTTTCAGGTTGTTAACCAGAAAAGCCCTACAGCCTGACAAGTCAGTCAGGAGGTTTTCTCATTTTGGCCCTTCCAGACATTAAAATAATGTCTTATTTCTGTTGTGGAGTGGGATTATGTGTTcaataagggttagggttagaaaacTGTTTTTGTGCTTTaagataatgtaataatattcaGTAGATGCAATACTACTACGACTAATGCTaagactactactaccactactactactactactactactactactactactactactaccgctactactactactactactactactactaccactactactactactactactactactactactactactactactactaccactactactaccactactactactactaccactactactactactactactactactactactactactactaccgctactaccactactactactactactaccactactactactactactactaccactactactactactaccactactactactactactactaccgctactactactactactactactactaccactactactactactactactactactactactaccactactaccgctactaccactactactactactactactactaccactactactactactaccgctactactactactactactaccactactactactactaccgctactaccactactaccactactactactactactaccgctactactactactactactaccactactactactactaccgctactaccactactactactactactactactactaccgctactactactactactactaccactactactactactaccgctactactactactactactactactactactactgctaccaccactactactactactaccactactactactactactactactactactactactactaccactactactactactaccactaccactactactactactactaccactactactactactactactaccaccact
This region of Sphaeramia orbicularis chromosome 12, fSphaOr1.1, whole genome shotgun sequence genomic DNA includes:
- the LOC115429424 gene encoding DENN domain-containing protein 2A-like, whose product is MAAAQRTTTMNDCIYSTVSRLKKVSVGEKSHLHHPSVEYKAPKLPFTPLENLGNQWEDSPMMAHRSLTFDPHSKDNGILVGNTLPRSNGGKIKDKISLWEGKEPCNSSLTSGFSGQSASIKRTDSLPKSGAKAADEQHVHDCTMVTCKEKKDLSKQNAKQGDSRPCSPDKPGKQHKGTLKSGKINEIQIEEDFSRTGHKENQENEKENVTKHMDSRDCSPAVMEKQQVGSLKRNNDRRKAEHTSQEKRAVFSLFKKLEAMGENHRRTPPELGNYFSPPSRHKEMKKKDSDALSERIVMNEGKQQQESVYTEPGDPPINPVPKPRRTFQHPTHILTGTGQRRGRGQRNLPPLPSSAATQVSSKPPSGFYNRSRDEGVRDDSNRKSFEFEDVPRSSSSVFLRSLSQEHHYEDILDLSKENPYEDIELESQCSQQSLPSSPGADTNKASRPGFFRQNSGRSFKLLDLRKTTQQPNSSCSRGVSSPPQLSPPSTPKGHEHNPWMPADLYSRTCQRIPTVVLRINSMFEARIGKKHLRRIYHYAETSSGRVTDENSDSESEIEERAKAHRQRLVSVKSILSQPDQTQVHYSNTNPRNSSVEHQRCLFEYFLVVSLQKSKAGGQYVPAVTQQFPLKLEQSFKFMRKTDDQLRIIPLFCFPDAKDWEPVENYTSEMFSFVLTGEDGSRRFGYCRRLLPSGKGKRLPEVYCIVSHLGCFNLFSKVLDEVERRRALSPALVQPFMRAIMEAQFPAPGRTITIKTFLPGSGTEVMELCRPSDSRLEHVDFECLFSCLSLRLLLRVFGSLLLERRVIFTADKLSTLSQCCHAVVALLYPFVWQHTYIPVLPSDMLDIVCTPTPFIVGLLSSSLPQLTELPLEEVLVVDLGSNRFLRQLDDEDSILPFKLQSALENVLERRRELANERGAHSDTDHISTVVSEGFVRFFVELVGHYPLFIMGEREDGYSSSSSSPVPCFFQRDGFRKAIPSKTVRRFLEVFMETQMFGWFIQEREIHRQAVRGLFEVRVQEYLDSIHDNEHRRVNRFLKGLGSKMKFLSKK